Proteins encoded together in one Carassius auratus strain Wakin chromosome 32, ASM336829v1, whole genome shotgun sequence window:
- the chchd7 gene encoding coiled-coil-helix-coiled-coil-helix domain-containing protein 7 — protein sequence MAGKSSACKVRNVDINPCIEESDGSQKCLDAYNYDKSMCSAYFMRYKNCRKYWHGVMLQRRRDGVKPDMPTAEEREQIITVLGGKPY from the exons ATGGCTGGCAAATCAAGTGCATGCAAAGTTCGGAATGTGGATATCAACCCATGCATTGAG GAGAGTGATGGTTCTCAAAAATGTTTGGATGCATACAACTATGATAAGAGCATGTGTTCTGCATACTTCATGAGATATAAAAACTGCAGGAAGTACTGG CATGGTGTGATGCTGCAGCGTAGGCGTGATGGAGTGAAGCCTGATATGCCAACCGCTGAGGAGCGAGAGCAGATCATCACAGTCCTTGGAGGGAAGCCTTACTGA